Proteins found in one Streptococcus mitis genomic segment:
- a CDS encoding DUF4767 domain-containing protein — MKKKWILGLAMALSVTCLTACSSIALPDPLKNFFGGSKEQAETKAEDLYKSVFEDYEVILSSGKKQAPDIEAKLHKSDHMINSWVIEAAAADPSKQRYTFLDLDGDGQSEMLVGSQTAGKNYFFTGLYYLKEGQPTLLAEGYVAGHGGARSSMKFFKTGEVLALTWSSGSGEGEGTLYKLEGAKGPTKVDSKSIKITDKKLLENFGKSEADEVTADKFTWEEFKFTPAKEETSASSSSSSKSEASSSSTSSSSSESKKEVKETTPSKTEETGPWTADKSAALTSFMKSWGDEMGQPNYQKGIAAGNIRADMLYWKDGSKLDAEYSKTGSGTAKYRIVETYSNWDNYPTVHNYFFAITDTGEGIVFHSPTTNGDKMYLNPTENVDLRNNFASLVK, encoded by the coding sequence ATGAAAAAGAAATGGATATTAGGGTTGGCTATGGCTCTGTCAGTAACCTGCTTGACTGCTTGTAGTTCAATTGCTTTACCAGATCCCTTAAAAAACTTTTTTGGTGGCTCTAAGGAGCAGGCTGAGACAAAGGCAGAAGACCTTTATAAGAGTGTTTTTGAGGATTATGAGGTTATCTTGTCTTCTGGTAAGAAACAGGCTCCAGATATCGAAGCCAAGCTTCACAAATCGGACCATATGATAAACTCATGGGTTATCGAAGCAGCTGCAGCAGATCCTTCAAAACAACGTTATACTTTCCTAGATTTAGATGGGGATGGCCAGTCTGAAATGTTAGTGGGTAGCCAAACCGCAGGGAAGAATTACTTCTTTACAGGTTTGTATTATCTCAAAGAAGGTCAACCAACCCTGCTAGCAGAGGGTTATGTAGCAGGGCATGGTGGTGCTCGTAGCTCGATGAAATTCTTTAAGACAGGTGAGGTCTTGGCTTTGACTTGGTCTTCTGGATCAGGTGAAGGGGAAGGAACTCTTTACAAACTAGAAGGTGCCAAGGGACCTACAAAAGTGGATAGCAAGTCTATCAAGATTACGGATAAGAAATTGCTTGAGAACTTTGGTAAATCAGAAGCTGACGAAGTTACGGCAGACAAGTTTACATGGGAAGAGTTTAAATTTACCCCAGCTAAGGAAGAAACGAGTGCTAGCTCTTCCTCTTCTTCTAAATCAGAAGCAAGTAGTAGCAGTACTAGCAGTTCATCGAGTGAAAGCAAGAAAGAAGTCAAGGAAACGACTCCTTCCAAAACAGAAGAAACCGGTCCTTGGACAGCTGATAAATCTGCTGCTTTAACAAGCTTTATGAAGAGTTGGGGTGATGAAATGGGTCAGCCTAACTATCAAAAAGGAATCGCAGCCGGTAACATTAGAGCCGACATGCTTTACTGGAAAGATGGTAGTAAACTAGATGCGGAATATTCAAAAACAGGTAGTGGTACTGCCAAATATCGCATTGTAGAGACCTACAGTAATTGGGATAACTATCCAACCGTTCACAATTACTTCTTTGCTATTACAGACACTGGCGAAGGAATCGTTTTCCACTCACCAACGACCAATGGTGACAAGATGTATCTCAATCCCACAGAAAACGTTGATTTGAGAAATAACTTTGCTAGTCTAGTAAAATAA
- a CDS encoding VOC family protein has product MTYEYKSHIYLAEAVLNVKDLASQTAFYQQVLGLEILSQTETETVLGLGGKVLVQLNQAQESGEVREHYGLYHLAILLPTRKALADVLKHLTDLQIPLVGGADHGYSEAIYLEDLEGNGIELYRDKPVSTWDIREDGRIIGVTETLAAQDIYELGERVEPFILADGTRMGHIHLSVKDSRKSSQFYQKVLGLEDKFSVPSASWIAAGGYHHHLAVNEWGGKGLAPRKQGLPGLAYYVIEVAHKEELLTIAQRTQEVAAPIKWLTSSQLEITDPDGIVTRIRLDRI; this is encoded by the coding sequence ATGACCTATGAATACAAGAGTCACATTTATTTGGCAGAGGCAGTTTTAAATGTAAAGGATTTGGCAAGTCAAACCGCCTTTTATCAGCAAGTGCTTGGTTTAGAAATCTTATCTCAAACTGAGACAGAGACCGTTCTAGGCCTTGGTGGAAAAGTCTTGGTCCAGCTGAATCAAGCACAAGAGAGCGGAGAAGTAAGGGAACATTATGGCCTTTACCATCTGGCTATTCTCTTGCCGACACGCAAGGCTTTGGCTGATGTCTTGAAACATCTGACAGATTTACAGATTCCTCTTGTCGGCGGTGCAGACCATGGTTACAGTGAGGCCATTTACTTGGAGGATTTGGAGGGAAATGGTATTGAACTCTATCGAGATAAGCCGGTTTCCACATGGGATATTCGAGAAGACGGTCGTATTATAGGGGTCACTGAGACTCTTGCGGCACAGGACATTTATGAGTTGGGGGAAAGAGTAGAGCCTTTTATCCTAGCAGATGGTACGAGAATGGGGCATATCCATTTGTCCGTCAAGGATAGTCGAAAGTCCAGCCAGTTTTATCAAAAGGTGTTAGGACTAGAGGATAAATTCAGTGTACCTAGCGCTAGTTGGATTGCAGCTGGAGGCTACCATCATCATTTAGCAGTCAACGAATGGGGAGGAAAAGGCCTAGCTCCACGTAAGCAAGGCTTGCCAGGTTTGGCCTACTATGTCATCGAAGTCGCACATAAAGAAGAACTGTTAACGATTGCGCAACGAACACAAGAAGTGGCTGCACCAATCAAGTGGCTGACATCGAGCCAGCTGGAAATCACAGACCCAGACGGAATCGTAACCCGTATTCGTTTAGACAGGATATAA
- a CDS encoding dicarboxylate/amino acid:cation symporter has product MKLVNLWSKLSLGLQLLLALILGVIFAVIWPQFAGFYQFLGQAFIKLVNMVIIPLIFPIIVVAVASVIGKKSFGKILTKTLLYFFAVTTAITLLFVFSSYYLGFGQGVNIGQTGANIDGIANNVQLSEFLLGFIPSNIVKSISEGSLLPIIVFAIFLGYGIGSLKSDKTKKILEGFQIWIEAIYKIVTIIVKLSPIGIFGFIAKDVASTGIDKLVGLGQFVIGTYLAYGVLILVIFPLIASIFKVPYLTAFRENWSLLTLAFISGSSSVVLPSLLKDLKKQGHDENTIDLVVPLGYTFNLEGAAVYFSVATIFIAHAYGIQFSLSSLLFTVLLLTLIGKTAATVPSGAIVVLLAAAPQLGLPVEGVALIFAVDFFVNAGRTMINVLGQILTVSVIEKTEGYSLEEDKQHQLSVNFS; this is encoded by the coding sequence ATGAAATTAGTTAATTTATGGTCAAAACTTTCACTCGGTTTGCAATTATTGCTAGCTTTGATTTTAGGTGTTATTTTTGCAGTAATCTGGCCACAATTTGCAGGTTTTTATCAATTTCTAGGACAAGCATTCATTAAATTAGTGAACATGGTCATTATTCCACTGATATTTCCAATTATAGTAGTTGCAGTGGCTAGTGTCATTGGAAAAAAATCGTTTGGTAAAATTTTAACGAAGACCTTACTCTACTTTTTTGCTGTTACAACTGCAATCACTTTGTTATTTGTATTCTCTAGTTACTATTTGGGATTTGGTCAAGGTGTGAATATTGGTCAAACTGGAGCTAATATCGACGGGATAGCTAATAATGTCCAATTGAGTGAGTTTTTACTTGGTTTTATTCCATCGAATATTGTGAAGTCAATTTCAGAAGGATCTCTTCTTCCAATTATTGTTTTTGCTATATTTCTTGGTTATGGAATTGGTAGTTTGAAAAGTGATAAAACCAAAAAAATTCTTGAAGGTTTCCAGATCTGGATTGAAGCTATTTATAAAATTGTAACTATTATTGTAAAATTATCTCCTATCGGAATCTTTGGCTTTATTGCAAAAGATGTCGCTAGTACAGGGATTGATAAGTTAGTTGGACTTGGTCAATTTGTTATCGGAACTTATTTGGCTTATGGAGTTCTCATTTTAGTTATTTTCCCTCTGATTGCCTCTATCTTTAAAGTTCCATATTTGACTGCTTTTCGTGAAAATTGGAGCCTCTTGACTCTAGCATTTATTTCAGGTAGTTCGAGTGTTGTGTTGCCGTCCCTATTGAAGGATTTAAAGAAACAGGGACATGATGAGAATACGATTGATTTGGTGGTTCCTTTAGGATATACCTTTAATCTAGAAGGAGCAGCTGTCTATTTTTCAGTAGCTACTATTTTTATCGCACATGCCTACGGTATCCAATTTTCATTATCAAGCCTCTTATTTACAGTTTTACTTTTGACCTTGATTGGGAAAACTGCAGCGACTGTTCCATCAGGAGCTATCGTAGTTTTGTTGGCAGCAGCACCCCAGCTTGGATTGCCAGTAGAAGGAGTAGCCTTGATTTTTGCAGTTGATTTCTTTGTAAATGCTGGTCGTACAATGATCAATGTTTTGGGTCAAATCTTAACGGTCAGTGTCATTGAAAAAACAGAAGGTTATAGTTTAGAGGAAGACAAGCAACATCAATTGTCAGTTAACTTTTCTTAA
- a CDS encoding ATP-grasp domain-containing protein: MSNAKVYVIHENIEWTQHLVKWLEKIQVPYELWDLSSGILDLQSPPPQGIFYNRMSASSHTRGHRYAPEFTEQVLTWLEAHGRKVVNGTGAINLEISKVKQYLKLNESGIETPATVAVLGPENIIEAARKLNIYPLITKHNRAGKGLGVQLFQNEEELEAYVNSSAFEPSVDGITLLQAYIKPSDGRIRRSEFINQKFLYTVSIDSSDGFQLCPADGCQISKRPEQLETSEKFQITDPLPESQKEAYEDFLKNAHIDVAAIEWVQSESGDIYVYDVNTNTNYNPTAEQNANIFAHQHLAEYLKRELETLYSE, encoded by the coding sequence ATGAGTAACGCAAAAGTTTATGTGATTCATGAAAATATTGAATGGACACAGCATTTAGTAAAATGGTTAGAAAAAATACAAGTACCTTATGAATTATGGGATTTATCGAGTGGGATATTAGATCTTCAAAGCCCACCTCCACAAGGAATTTTTTATAATAGGATGTCCGCATCTTCTCATACGAGAGGGCATCGCTATGCACCAGAGTTTACGGAGCAGGTGCTTACTTGGCTAGAGGCTCATGGACGTAAAGTAGTTAATGGAACGGGAGCCATCAATCTAGAAATCAGTAAGGTGAAACAATATTTGAAATTAAATGAATCTGGTATCGAGACTCCAGCAACAGTTGCTGTTTTGGGCCCAGAAAATATCATTGAAGCAGCAAGAAAATTGAATATCTATCCTTTGATTACCAAGCATAATAGAGCAGGAAAAGGATTAGGAGTGCAACTTTTCCAAAATGAAGAAGAACTAGAAGCTTATGTTAATAGTTCTGCTTTTGAACCTTCAGTAGATGGTATTACCTTGTTGCAGGCTTATATTAAACCAAGTGATGGTCGTATCCGTCGTTCAGAGTTTATCAATCAGAAGTTCCTTTATACTGTTTCAATTGATTCTTCAGATGGTTTCCAACTTTGTCCAGCAGATGGTTGTCAAATCAGTAAGAGACCAGAACAACTGGAAACTTCTGAAAAATTCCAAATTACAGACCCTCTACCAGAATCTCAAAAAGAAGCTTATGAAGACTTCCTTAAAAATGCTCATATTGATGTGGCAGCTATAGAATGGGTTCAATCAGAAAGCGGAGATATTTATGTGTATGATGTAAATACCAATACAAACTATAATCCTACAGCGGAACAGAATGCTAACATCTTTGCTCATCAACATCTGGCTGAATATTTAAAGAGGGAGTTAGAAACTCTTTATAGTGAATGA
- a CDS encoding nucleoside phosphorylase translates to MIQKHAIPILEFDNNPQAVIMPNHEGLDLKLPKKCIYAFLEEEIDRYAREVGADCVGEFVSATKTYPVYVVNYKGEEICLAQAPVGSAPAAQFMDWLIGYGVEQIISTGTCGVLADIEENAFLVPVRALRDEGASYHYVAPSRYMEIQPEAIAAIERVLEAREIPYEEVMTWTTDGFYRETAEKVAYRKEEGCAVVEMECSALAAVAQLRGVLWGELLFTADSLADLDQYDSRDWGSEAFENALELCLEITSQI, encoded by the coding sequence ATGATTCAGAAACATGCGATTCCCATTTTAGAGTTTGATAACAATCCTCAGGCGGTCATCATGCCCAATCACGAGGGTTTAGACTTAAAGTTACCAAAGAAGTGCATCTATGCATTTTTGGAAGAGGAGATTGACCGCTATGCGAGGGAAGTAGGGGCGGATTGTGTCGGCGAATTCGTTTCTGCTACCAAGACCTATCCAGTCTATGTCGTGAACTACAAAGGTGAGGAAATTTGTCTGGCTCAGGCTCCTGTGGGTTCCGCTCCAGCGGCCCAGTTTATGGATTGGTTGATTGGATATGGTGTGGAGCAGATTATTTCAACCGGTACCTGTGGTGTGCTGGCTGATATAGAAGAAAATGCCTTTCTAGTCCCTGTTCGGGCTTTACGAGATGAGGGTGCCAGTTACCACTATGTGGCCCCTTCTCGTTATATGGAAATTCAGCCTGAGGCTATTGCTGCCATTGAGCGAGTTTTGGAAGCCAGAGAGATTCCCTATGAAGAAGTCATGACCTGGACGACAGACGGTTTTTACCGAGAAACGGCTGAAAAGGTGGCTTATCGCAAGGAAGAAGGTTGTGCTGTTGTGGAGATGGAGTGTTCTGCACTTGCGGCAGTAGCCCAACTGCGTGGGGTCCTCTGGGGAGAGTTGTTGTTTACAGCTGATTCCTTAGCAGACTTGGACCAGTACGATAGTCGTGACTGGGGTTCAGAAGCTTTCGAGAATGCCTTGGAACTCTGCCTTGAGATAACTTCTCAGATATAG
- a CDS encoding TrkH family potassium uptake protein: protein MLFKLFVKKIERALGGLSPARRIFLSFAGVIFIGSLLLSFPVVQASGSQATYFDHLFTTVSMVCVTGLFTQPVATTYNVWGQLICMLLIQIGGLGLMTFIGIFYIQGKQKLSLRSRETIQESFSYGETRSLKAFMRSIFLTTFLVEGLGAFLLSFRFIPEFGWGRGIFTSIFLAISAFCNAGFDNFGSSSLVDFQTDPLINLVIAGLIITGGLGFMVWFDLATQFDKKKKRRLRFHTKLVLFLTAGILLFGTVSTLFTEWHNSGTIGNLSVPEKVLVSFFQTVSMRTAGFASIDYTQARPVTLFIYILQMFLGGAPGGTAGGLKITTFFVLLVFARSELLGLPHANVAQRTIEARTVQKSFSVFIIFLMTFLLGLMLLGITAEGTPRFIYLMFETISALATVGVTANLTPELGKLALSIVMVLMFIGRIGPLTLLVSLADYQPDKKDLIQYMKADISIG, encoded by the coding sequence ATGTTATTCAAATTATTTGTGAAAAAAATTGAAAGAGCCTTGGGTGGACTTTCGCCCGCTCGTCGAATTTTTCTGAGTTTCGCTGGAGTTATTTTTATAGGTTCTCTCCTTTTAAGTTTTCCTGTTGTTCAGGCGAGTGGTTCGCAGGCTACTTATTTTGACCATCTTTTTACGACGGTGTCTATGGTCTGTGTGACTGGCCTTTTTACGCAACCAGTGGCTACTACCTATAATGTTTGGGGGCAGTTGATCTGTATGCTCTTGATACAGATCGGTGGTCTGGGGCTCATGACTTTTATCGGTATTTTTTATATCCAAGGCAAGCAAAAGCTTAGTCTGCGTAGTCGTGAAACTATTCAGGAGAGCTTCAGTTATGGGGAGACTCGGTCGCTGAAGGCCTTTATGCGATCTATCTTTTTGACGACTTTTCTGGTGGAGGGCTTGGGTGCCTTCCTGTTAAGTTTTCGTTTTATTCCTGAGTTTGGCTGGGGACGGGGTATTTTCACCTCCATCTTCTTAGCCATTTCAGCCTTTTGTAATGCTGGTTTTGATAATTTCGGCAGTAGCAGTTTAGTGGATTTTCAGACGGATCCCTTGATCAATCTGGTCATTGCTGGCTTGATTATCACGGGTGGTCTGGGCTTTATGGTCTGGTTTGACTTGGCAACCCAGTTTGACAAGAAGAAAAAACGCCGTCTGCGTTTCCACACCAAACTAGTCCTCTTCTTGACTGCAGGGATCTTGCTGTTTGGGACAGTATCCACACTCTTTACGGAGTGGCACAATTCTGGAACCATTGGAAATCTCAGTGTTCCAGAGAAAGTGCTGGTTAGCTTTTTCCAAACTGTCAGCATGAGAACAGCTGGCTTTGCCTCTATTGACTACACTCAAGCTCGGCCTGTAACCCTGTTTATCTATATCCTACAGATGTTTCTCGGTGGAGCACCTGGAGGGACGGCTGGGGGTCTTAAGATTACGACTTTCTTTGTCTTGTTGGTCTTTGCGCGTAGTGAATTGCTGGGCTTACCTCATGCTAATGTTGCGCAGAGAACCATTGAGGCTCGAACAGTCCAAAAATCCTTTAGTGTCTTCATTATCTTTTTGATGACCTTCTTGTTGGGCTTGATGTTGTTGGGAATTACGGCAGAAGGAACACCGCGATTTATCTACCTTATGTTTGAGACCATTTCAGCCCTTGCGACAGTTGGGGTAACGGCAAATCTGACACCAGAATTGGGCAAGCTAGCTCTTAGCATTGTCATGGTGCTCATGTTTATTGGCCGTATCGGTCCCTTGACCTTGCTGGTTAGTCTAGCGGATTACCAGCCTGATAAGAAAGATTTGATTCAGTATATGAAAGCAGATATTAGTATTGGATAA
- a CDS encoding potassium channel family protein, translating into MSDRTIGILGLGIFGSSVLTALAKQDMNIIAIDDHAEHINQFEPVLARGVVGDITDEELLRTAGIDTCDTVVVATGENLESSVLAVMHCKSLGVPRVIAKVKSQTAKKVLEKIGADSVISPEYEMGQSLAQTILFHNNVDVFQLDKNVSIVEMKIPSVWAGQSLSQLDLRGKYNLNVLGFREQENSPLDVQFGPNDLLRADAYILAVINNQYLDDLAELNS; encoded by the coding sequence ATGTCAGATCGTACGATTGGAATTTTAGGTTTGGGGATTTTTGGGAGTAGTGTCCTGACGGCCCTCGCCAAGCAAGATATGAATATCATTGCTATTGATGACCACGCTGAGCACATCAATCAATTTGAGCCTGTTTTGGCGCGTGGAGTTGTTGGAGATATCACAGATGAGGAACTCCTCAGAACTGCGGGAATTGATACCTGTGATACAGTTGTAGTGGCAACAGGGGAAAATCTGGAGTCGAGTGTACTTGCAGTTATGCATTGTAAGAGTCTAGGGGTGCCAAGGGTTATTGCCAAGGTTAAAAGCCAGACAGCCAAGAAGGTACTAGAAAAAATCGGTGCTGACTCGGTGATTTCACCAGAGTATGAAATGGGGCAGTCTCTAGCGCAGACCATTCTCTTTCATAACAATGTTGATGTCTTTCAGCTGGATAAAAATGTGTCTATCGTGGAGATGAAAATTCCGAGTGTTTGGGCAGGTCAAAGCCTGAGCCAGCTGGATCTACGTGGCAAATACAACCTCAATGTCCTAGGATTTCGTGAACAAGAAAATTCACCGCTGGATGTTCAATTTGGCCCTAATGATCTCTTGAGGGCAGATGCCTATATCTTGGCAGTAATAAATAACCAGTATCTAGATGACTTGGCAGAATTAAATTCGTAA
- a CDS encoding glycosyltransferase family 2 protein has product MKLLSIAIPSYNASAYLHYCVESLVIGGEQVEILIINDGSQDQTQEIAERLASKYPNIVRAIYQENKGHGGAVNRGLAEASGRYFKVVDSDDWVDPRAYLKILETLQELESKGQEVDAFVTNFVYEKEGQSRKKSMSYESVLPVQQIFGWDQIGNFSKGQYIMMHSLIYRTDLLRVSQFQLPEHTFYVDNLFVFTPLQQVKTMYYLPVDFYRYLIGREDQSVNEQVMIKRIDQQLKVNRLLVDQLDLSKVSHPKMREYLLNHIEITTVISSALLNRAGTAEHLTKKRELWTYIQQENPEVFQAIRKTMLSRLTKHSVLPARKLSNVVYQITKSVYGFN; this is encoded by the coding sequence ATGAAGTTATTGTCTATCGCCATCCCTAGCTATAATGCCTCTGCCTATCTTCACTACTGTGTGGAGTCGCTAGTGATTGGTGGTGAGCAAGTTGAGATTTTGATTATCAATGATGGGTCTCAGGACCAGACTCAGGAAATCGCTGAGCGTTTAGCCAGCAAGTATCCTAACATCGTTAGAGCCATCTATCAGGAAAATAAAGGCCATGGCGGTGCGGTCAATCGTGGCTTGGCGGAGGCTTCTGGACGCTATTTTAAAGTAGTGGATAGTGATGACTGGGTAGATCCTCGTGCCTATTTAAAAATTCTTGAAACCTTGCAGGAACTTGAGAGCAAGGGTCAAGAGGTTGACGCCTTTGTGACTAATTTTGTCTATGAAAAGGAAGGCCAGTCTCGTAAGAAGAGTATGAGTTATGAGTCAGTCTTGCCTGTCCAACAGATTTTTGGCTGGGATCAGATCGGAAATTTCTCCAAAGGCCAGTATATCATGATGCACTCGCTAATTTACCGGACAGATTTGTTGCGAGTGAGCCAGTTCCAATTGCCTGAGCATACTTTTTATGTCGATAATCTCTTTGTCTTTACCCCCCTTCAGCAGGTCAAGACCATGTACTATCTGCCTGTCGATTTCTATCGTTACTTGATTGGGCGTGAGGACCAGTCTGTCAATGAGCAAGTGATGATTAAGCGCATTGACCAGCAACTCAAGGTCAATCGACTCTTGGTAGACCAGCTTGATTTATCTAAAGTAAGCCACCCCAAAATGCGAGAATATCTGCTGAATCACATTGAAATCACGACGGTGATTTCCAGTGCCCTGCTTAACCGAGCAGGCACAGCAGAGCATCTTACCAAAAAACGGGAGCTGTGGACCTATATTCAGCAGGAAAACCCAGAGGTCTTTCAGGCTATTCGGAAGACCATGTTGAGCCGTTTGACCAAACATTCAGTCTTGCCAGCCCGCAAACTTTCCAATGTCGTTTATCAAATCACCAAATCTGTTTATGGATTTAATTAA
- a CDS encoding YSIRK signal domain/LPXTG anchor domain surface protein — MKFNPNQRYTRWSIRRLSVGVASVVVASGFFILVGQPSSVRADVVNPTPAQVVPDAASVSEKSDLPAEVLKKAVDVALPSEQVDSTPKASLDATSSLEKVNVVDKDQVVAPKEEVQAKPESKKETEDAVKPATNPAPTVSGQDREANEAQPATTLAEVQKGVADNTKDTVDVPATYLDKANFPGPFTAGVNQVIPYEFFAGDGMLTRLILKASDKAPWSDNGSAKNPALPPVENLGKGLYFYEVDLADTQGKSDKELLDLLKQNGTQSYKATIKVYGAKDGKADLSNLVATKDLDVNLNGLTTPSEVQKGVADNTKDTVDVPATYLDKANFPGPFTAGVNQVIPYEFFAGDGMLTRLILKASDKAPWSDNGSAKNPALPPVEKLGKGLYFYEVDLAGTQGKSDKELLDLLKQNGTQSYKATIKVYGAKDGKADLNNLVATKELDVNLNGLTTPAEVQKGVADNTKDTVDVPASYLDKANFPGPFTAGVNQVIPYEFFAGDGMLTRLILKASDKAPWSDNGSAKNPALPPVEKLGKGLYFYEVDLAGTQGKSDKELLDLLKQNGTQSYKATIKVYGAKDGKADLSNLVATKDLTVNLNGHQSLIPMQSGFVPSSNGSAMPAPMMNSHQDASKMNAQMPSANQDDMKSKMPAASQDKMMPSKEQDKTMNASQPMATPNMKQDQAPAASSKMSDEGKMASTNKVSSPMMADQMKDQKDMLPYTGEAQTSMATLGFFGLALAGLLGGLGLKAKKEEND, encoded by the coding sequence ATGAAATTCAATCCAAATCAAAGATATACTCGTTGGTCTATCCGCCGTCTTAGTGTCGGTGTTGCCTCAGTTGTTGTGGCTAGTGGCTTCTTTATCCTAGTTGGTCAACCAAGTTCTGTACGTGCCGATGTGGTCAATCCGACCCCTGCCCAAGTCGTGCCAGACGCTGCTTCGGTGAGTGAAAAGAGCGACTTACCAGCAGAGGTTCTCAAGAAAGCAGTTGATGTAGCTCTTCCTTCAGAACAGGTAGACTCAACACCTAAAGCAAGTTTGGATGCTACAAGCTCTCTAGAAAAAGTGAATGTAGTTGATAAAGACCAAGTGGTAGCTCCAAAAGAAGAAGTACAAGCAAAACCAGAATCTAAGAAAGAAACAGAGGATGCGGTTAAACCTGCGACAAATCCTGCGCCTACAGTTTCTGGACAAGATCGTGAAGCAAATGAAGCGCAACCAGCAACCACTCTAGCTGAAGTGCAAAAAGGCGTGGCTGACAATACTAAAGATACAGTAGACGTTCCAGCAACTTACTTGGATAAAGCCAATTTCCCAGGTCCATTCACAGCCGGTGTTAACCAAGTCATTCCTTACGAATTCTTCGCCGGTGATGGTATGTTGACTCGTCTTATCTTGAAAGCCTCAGATAAGGCTCCATGGTCAGACAATGGTTCAGCAAAAAACCCCGCTCTTCCACCAGTAGAAAACTTGGGCAAAGGCCTTTACTTCTACGAAGTGGACTTGGCCGACACTCAAGGTAAATCTGATAAAGAGCTACTTGACCTCTTGAAACAAAATGGCACTCAAAGCTATAAAGCTACCATCAAGGTGTACGGTGCCAAAGACGGCAAGGCTGATTTGAGCAACCTCGTAGCGACTAAGGATTTGGATGTCAATTTGAATGGCTTAACTACTCCATCTGAAGTGCAAAAAGGCGTAGCCGACAACACTAAAGACACAGTGGACGTTCCAGCAACTTACTTGGATAAAGCCAACTTCCCAGGTCCATTCACAGCTGGTGTCAACCAAGTTATTCCATACGAATTCTTCGCTGGTGACGGTATGTTGACTCGCCTTATCTTGAAAGCCTCAGACAAGGCTCCATGGTCAGACAACGGTTCAGCTAAAAATCCCGCTCTTCCACCAGTAGAAAAATTGGGCAAAGGCCTCTACTTCTATGAAGTGGACTTGGCAGGCACCCAAGGCAAATCTGACAAAGAGCTTCTAGACCTCTTGAAACAAAACGGAACTCAAAGTTATAAAGCTACTATCAAGGTGTACGGTGCTAAAGATGGTAAAGCAGACTTGAACAATCTCGTAGCTACTAAAGAATTGGATGTCAACTTGAATGGCTTAACTACTCCAGCTGAAGTCCAAAAAGGCGTGGCTGACAATACTAAAGACACAGTTGATGTTCCGGCTAGCTACCTTGATAAAGCCAACTTCCCAGGCCCATTCACAGCCGGTGTTAACCAAGTTATCCCATATGAATTCTTTGCCGGAGATGGTATGTTAACTCGCCTTATCTTGAAAGCATCCGACAAGGCTCCATGGTCAGACAACGGTTCAGCCAAAAATCCTGCTCTCCCACCAGTAGAGAAATTGGGCAAAGGTCTCTACTTCTACGAAGTGGACTTGGCAGGTACTCAAGGAAAATCTGATAAAGAGCTTCTAGATCTCTTGAAACAAAACGGCACTCAAAGCTATAAAGCTACTATCAAGGTTTACGGTGCTAAAGATGGCAAGGCCGATTTGAGCAATCTCGTAGCGACTAAGGATTTGACAGTGAACTTGAATGGACATCAGTCTCTGATTCCGATGCAGTCAGGTTTCGTCCCATCTTCTAATGGTTCAGCAATGCCTGCTCCAATGATGAATAGTCATCAAGATGCGTCTAAGATGAACGCTCAAATGCCTAGTGCCAATCAAGACGATATGAAATCTAAAATGCCAGCTGCTAGTCAGGATAAGATGATGCCTAGCAAAGAGCAGGACAAAACTATGAATGCTAGCCAGCCAATGGCAACACCAAACATGAAACAAGATCAAGCTCCAGCAGCTTCAAGCAAAATGTCTGATGAAGGCAAGATGGCATCTACTAACAAGGTATCAAGTCCAATGATGGCTGATCAAATGAAAGACCAAAAAGACATGCTTCCATATACTGGTGAAGCCCAAACATCAATGGCTACTCTTGGATTCTTTGGATTAGCTTTGGCCGGCCTGCTAGGTGGACTCGGTTTGAAAGCTAAAAAAGAAGAAAATGACTAG